A single genomic interval of Camelina sativa cultivar DH55 chromosome 11, Cs, whole genome shotgun sequence harbors:
- the LOC104721616 gene encoding vesicle-associated membrane protein 711, protein MTILYALVARGTVVLSEFSVTATNASNIAKQILEKVPGNGDSNVSYSQDRYVFHVKRTDGLTVLCMAEETAGRSIPFAFLEDIHQRFVRTYARAVHTAQAYAMNDEFSRVLSQQIEYYSNDPNADRINRIKGELNQVRGVMIENIDKVLDRGERLQLLVDKTANMQGNTFRFRKQARRFRSNVWWRNCKLTVLLIVLLLVIIYIGVAFLCHGPTLPSCI, encoded by the exons ATGACGATTCTGTACGCTCTCGTGGCTCGTGGTACGGTAGTTCTTTCCGAGTTCAGCGTCACGGCTACGAATGCCAGCAACATCGCCAAACAGATCCTCGAGAAGGTCCCTGGAAACGGCGACAGCAACGTCTCCTACTCTCAGGATCGCTACGTCTTTCACGTTAAACGCACCGATGGCCTCACCGTCCTCTGTATGGCTGAAGAAACCGCCGGAA GGAGTATTCCTTTTGCCTTTCTTGAGGATATTCACCAGAGGTTCGTACGGACTTATGCCAGGGCTGTTCATACAGCACAAGCTTATGCCATGAATGACGAATTCTCTAGAGTTCTCAGTCAGCAGATTGAGTATTACTCTAATGATCCTAATGCAGATAGGATTAACCGGATTAAGGGTGAACTGAATCAG GTGCGGGGTGTCATGATAGAGAACATTGACAAAGTTCTAGATAGAGGAGAACGTTTGCAGCTTCTTGTCGATAAAACCGCCAATATGCAGGGGAATACATTCCGTTTCAGAAAGCAAGCTCGTCGTTTCAGAAGCAATGTCTGGTGGAGAAATTGCAAGCTCAC GGTTCTCTTAATAGTACTACTACTGGTGATCATATACATCGGCGTGGCCTTTCTCTGCCATGGACCTACTCTACCATCTTGCATTTAA